The Bombina bombina isolate aBomBom1 chromosome 9, aBomBom1.pri, whole genome shotgun sequence sequence gcacAGAGTAATGCCTGCCTATGGgtgtacagagcagtgtgtatctgaatgtgtgcACATAGTAATGCCTGCCTATGGgtgtacagagcagtgtgtatctgtatgtgtgcacAGAGTAATGCCTGCCTATGGgtgtacagagcagtgtgtatctgtatgtgtgcacAGAGTAATGCCTGCCTATGGGTGTACagagtagtgtgtatctgtatgtgtgcacAGACTAATGCCTGCCTATGGGTGTACAGAGtagtgtgtatctgtttgtgtgcaCAGACTAATGCTTGCCTATGGGTGTACagagtagtgtgtatctgtatgcatctAATGAACAGTGAGTGAATGTACAGTAAATTGTATATATACAGGTTTACAAAAGAGTATGTATTACTGTATGGCTCAGTGTAGTATTTCTGCATGCATCTGTATATGGATCAAACTGTATGTACAGTCGGTGTGCAGAGTACTGTATATTTCTGTATAAGTAGTAAATACAATGGGGTAGATTTttcaaatgtcggacggacatgatccgctgtagcggattatgtccgcctgacattgcatgctgtttgcatttaacattgcacaagcatttctggtgtatctgatcgggatgattgcagtccgccacctcagaggtagcggatgagttaaagggacagtctagtccaaaataaagtttcatgattcagatagagaatgtaattttaaacaattttccaatttacttttatcaccaattttgctttgttctcttggtattcttagttgaaagctaaacctaggaggtttatatgctaatttctaagccattgaaggccccctcttctctcagggcattttgacagtttttcaccactagagggtgttagttcatgggtgtcatatagataacactgtgctcacgcacgtagatttccagtgagccagctctgattggctaaaattgatgtctgtcaaaagaactgaaataagggggcaatttgcagaggcttagctacaaggtaatcaccgaggtaaaatgtatatttatataactgtgttccttatgcaaaactagggaatgtgtaataaagggattatctatctttttaaacaataaaaattctggtgtagactgtccctttaaagggcagcagtcttacgaccgctgcttcttaatttaagtttccggcgagccggaaacttcgggggtagattgcagcatccgctgcttggtaaatctaccccaatgtgtttGTACATACCAGTATGTTTATGTATACTTGCATacagtttattttaaattgttatacatgcaacacatatgtatatgtgtgttcagaGTAATATGAAAAACAGTATATTTGCATGTATACATACCAGCATATATCTGAATGTTTGTACAGAACACTGTATACATTCATCTGTAGAGCAGCATGTGCACAGAATAATACATGTGTACAAGGCAGTGTATATCTTAATGTGCATCAAGAAGACTGTAGTGTGCAAACACTGGAAACCATTAAAAAACATGATTTAGCTAGTTCTTTATTTGGGTAAAATGTAAAGAGCAATTATGTATATTGTAacccttttaaaaatgtatatacctcCTTCCCAGACCACTCTAAAATTAAATCCAACATCCCACCCACGGATCATCACTTTAACAAGATTTATAAGATATGGTATTCCTAGTAAGTAATCTGGTGATTGGCACTGATATACCCTCTTCAGTGACCCTACACTAACTATGTACACATTACTATATTATCTGCCAGGACCTGCCATTTTAAAAACATGTCCCCTGCTTGTGGCTGTCATTTCATCTGATATACCCCAACCAATAGTTGTCATTTTATCCAATAGATCCTTGCCAGTGGGTGTCATTTAATCTAGTACTTTCCTGCCAGTAGTTTTCAATTCTCCTGATAGATGGCTGGCGTATTTACAAAGTCCTGTGCCAGAAGTTGCCACTTTAAGCAAGATTAAGTAAGAGTTCCCCTTTCAAAACATTCTCCATGCTCTATTAGACATCTGTCGCTTCCATCAGCATAAATGACAGCTTTTAGAGTACTTCTGGAATAAtgatgactcaaggtaggagagTTATTTTGGGTAAAATTAGGGGCAGGGTAAAGATGAGTGAATTTGGTGGTGCAAGATATTTAAATAGAGGTAAGAGATGGTAACATTCTAGGTCCAGATGACAGAATGGAGAATAAACCTGATTATCTGTTGTATAAGCCTAGCTCATAATAAAAAAAACCATTAGGCTTATATCGATAAAACACTAGTCAGGTACTATATCTCATAGTGTGCAGAAATCTGGAGACTGTTTATCCAGAAGAACATAAATAAAGTAGAGACGGATCATaggacagacttaaagggacagtctagtcaaaattaaactttcatgattcagatagggcatgccattttaaacaactttccaattgacttttatcattgcatttgctttgttcccttggtggtattttttaaaagctaaaccccgcctcctagctcagagcattttgaaagtttttcccagttagacagtactagttcatgtgtgtcatatagatcacattgtgctcactcccgtggagttatttaggagtctgcactggttggctaaactgtatgtctgtcaaaagcactgagataaggtggcagtctgcagaggcttagatacaaggtaatcacagaggtaaaacatatattaatataactgtgttggttatgcaaaactgggggatgggtaataaagggattatctatctttttaaacaataaaaattctggtgtagactgtccctttaatataattaccTGCCTTACTGTATAAAGTATAATTTAtaggagggaagggagagaggtgACCTTATACTATATTATGAGATGAAATAAAGCTGAGAATAAAAGCAAGTTTTAAGAAAACCATAACAAAGGATCACAACCTCATGTTGCAGGGTAGCAGTagtttaattacttttttattttttacagaaagattggttgaggcatgggggtagatttaacaagtgccgggcgGTCAGCGAATCATGTTCACCcaacatcgttaaatgccgacagcatacgctgtctgcatttaacattgcacaagcatttcttgtgaactgctggtgcaatgccgccctctgcaccttcacggccaatcggccgctagcagggagtgttaatcatcccgatcggatcgggattatTGCAGTCTGCCACCAAAAAGGCGAGCCTGAAACTTCGGGCATAGAAAACAGCGTCCGCTGATGGCTTAATCTCCCGCCAGGAATGAACTTCCAATATAGATGGTGGAGGCAAATATTGTAAAAGGATTCCAGATTGTCTTAGATTTAGATAAGGTTATTTGGTGGATTGGATTACTTAAAGGGAGAATAAAatgaaaattaagctttcatgattcaaatagagcatacagttttaaacagcctTCTAATatgcttcagttatcaaatttgcttgattctcatggtatcgtttgttgaaattaACAGCATAGCACTGTTGTGGatttgagccaatggcaagaggcatatgagtgcagccaccaatcaccagctagcttgcagcagtgtgttgctgctgctgaggatatgtacatattcttctcagcaaaggataccaagagaatgaagcagatttgaaaacagaagtactgtactgtgtattggaaagttgttttaataataaaagtttaattttgacgttactgcccctttaagtctacACTTCACATAGAAATAGGGGCAGAATATGTGGGCACAAGAATGGTTATGTTAAAGAGTCTAATATAAGGTATAAGCAAAAATATATCAGTTAATTATGGGGTTCTCAGCTGCGAAAATATTGTGTAATGAGAAGATATGaagggtttataaaaaaaaaaccaataggaGTGATAGGAAATGGATATAGGCTATATAAGAAAATGAAATATGTATAGTAGATTAATGTATcttaaagtgatatacacaatGCCTCAAATGTAAAGTTAAAGGAACATGTATATAAAAATCAACAATCAAAAACAGTTAACATTTTTGACTTATTTGTGTAAAAAGggtttaagtaaaagctgtttaaatctaATGTAAAGCTAAAAGAACGTGCATGATTATataaaaccttttattataaaattcaaaTGATGTAAAGTCTTTGAACTATACTGCTCATTAACTGACAGGGACAACACCCACAGAAAATAAGTTGGTTTATTCAGAAcatgaatatgtttttcaaaaacacAAAGTTCTGTAATACATTTCAAACAATATTTTTTAGATAGaacagagaaaatgtttgagtacctTGCCTAAGCCATCAAAAGAATTGTAGGGACCAACGGAGCAATAAAAGGTGATAATCTAAGATGCCGTATGGGTTAACAGGATACAAGACAAGACTGAGttggttttaacattattttagcatttatttgtagagtgcaaaCAGATTTTGCAAcactaatattattatttaattagaGAAACATATAGGCCTATAAAATGATAGAACTTATAAAGAACTTTAAGAAAGACATGGGATAGTAACATGGTGATTTTATAGAAAATTATCTCACCTTTATAAGGGTGACTAAATAGGAGACAGTTTTATAGAGGAAATAAAGGATTAGCTACTGTAGTTTACTAATGTTAATATGCTTTATTATTCCTACACATTATTTCACATAACTTGCTAACAGCACTATGTATTCTAACATTTAAAACCTTCGGCAATAACAAATTCTTACCTTAAGCATTGGAAATTCACAGGCACCAGAGCAGTAATAGGCATCAAATGCCTTAGGGGAAATAATCCACTCACTCCACCCAATGTCAGCAAAGTCCACCTTCAGATATCTACGGGAGCACACCCTGGGCTCGTCCCACTGCCTCCTCCGTGCCTTCTTCATGGTCCTCTCATCAAAATGCAGAACTGGGGATTTGGGCAGTGTATCTGCGTTCTCCTgaccttttttctttctctccttgcGGGACGATTTGTGCTTCAGAGATGTGTAAGTGCTCTCCCACAGGTCTTGTTTATTGTAGCGAATGTATTTGACATCTGGGAGTTCATTATCATGGCTGGATCCTGGGAAGGTCATATCCCTCTTTACTCTTTTCTCTGAGGATGCATTGGGAGATTGTTTTGCCTCTGCTCCATTGGGTTGTAAAGGGTCATATCTCTGCAAGGTCTGTGCCACACTATTAGGTTCTGAAATAGCTCTGTCATTGGCAAATACCAAGATATATGGCAGCTCACTAAGGACATTATCATAGATGGCTGGAGATTTATCTCCAAAGTCTATCTCCACTGACATTACCAGATCTTGCTCACGTTGGGCCTCTCTGATGATGCTGGTGATATCTTTGACATGCCAACCTACCCTTTTAAAGGGAAGAGGATTGGTGATGTTCCACTTCAAAGACCCCATATCTGTGTTGCGTGGATTACTCTTAAAGATAACGCTTATCTGCTGTGATTGTGGGAGGAGCAAAAGACGACAAGAAGAATTCTTAGAGCGTTTGCAGTACGCATCTCTGGTTGGTCTCAAGCCTTTATCAGGAGCAAAATGTAGTGTGGAAGCTAAGACCACTTCTGATGGCTGTAGCGATGTCAAATTAAATCGATACATTGGTCGAGAAGTAAGAGGAtctgaaacaacaacaacaacaacaaggcATTAGTGCAAAGCCAGAGCTAACTTGTTGCTTTGCAATGTTGCTAGGGATGGTTTCAACACCACGTAACCTAAGCACATGCTTTGGAGCAAAGGCTTCTGATAAACTATTTGAGGGCCtaaatagatgtatgtatgtatgtatgtatgtatctatgtatgtatgtaaacaaAGTATGTACTACATGATCTATACAGAACTTCTCAGGTAACTAAGAGTACATTTTATGATTAAATTAGGAGCACATAGACTTTAGTGAGATCTATTAAAGTGGGGTTTGTCAGTGCTTGTACATATCACACACCACATTTGAATAATATTTCAGAAGATCATTGTTGCTATACAGAATATAGTAGCACAAATTACATTACATACTTCTTTTATCTGGAGGCCAAATAATCACTTTTGGCCAATGGACAAGCGAGAATGGCCTAAAGTCTTTGATGTGCATTGTGAGGGCCTGAGTTACTATTTTTTTTACTTACCTACCCACACAATTTAGTATAGTTAAATGATACTTTATCACAACAATATATTGGTCTATTCCAGGATATGCTTAGCTACAAAATAATTTGCAGTTCTTTTAGGCAGTAAATAGGCTGGAGACAAATGCAAATCAGTTCTATAATTTAACTcagaaaatatattattgttttccAACTGATTTATCTCGAAATAAAttatactgtattattattattcagaatATTTAAGATAGTCATAGGACTGAGGATCTATAAATGTCCAAATAATTTTTTCTTGGAGCgggcaataaataaaaatatgactcGACAATATTAATGTTACTATAGACAAATAGTGGTATATATAACTGAACATCAAAACCAAATTTCCAATAAGAGCAATTGACCCCTTTTGGCTCTCCCTCCACATGACCACGATTACATTATATAGCCATGTACAAATAGAGTgtctaacaaaatataaaaaggtTTTCATTACATAAAATAGGGATTATGTGGTTAAAAATTCAGCTACTACATGTTGTATTCAATTTGCCTCTTAACAACATAGAACTTACAGTAAGTAGGGACCCTTTATATCAAGCTTACAGGATGCTAATTAAGGCTGCTTGCTTAGCATATACAGCAGTTCTAGCAATGAaaccttcatattttataatgattATACTTCACAAGTCCACATCTCCTTAATGTGTGTAATTCCTGGATACCTATATTGCTTTTGTTTCCATCCTTAATCACTCACTATGCAATCTGTGGTTGCATATTATGTAACTGTCAAAAACTCTTAAAAGTGCTATATCATTATTCCCCTAATTTGTGTTTTACAGTTGCAATCATCTCTGAAGGCATTTACCATGAATTATGTATGTAACTACTCTTGGTTATTACATATTTGTTTAGAGTTGATTGACAGGTTGGTTAACAAATAAAATCTTATAAGGTTAATGGCAGACCTGGCAAGGATGGGTGAATCTGTGACTGATTTTAATGCTTTTTCATCAGAATACAGATCTTGAGCTTGATGGGAATGTTATTGGAATCTTTAGTGTCATTGTACAAGATACATATATCCTACCATCTATCTTAAGACACACCATTCAAACTAATTTCTTACCTGGCTGTGCTCTGAAGCTCCTCACAGTGTTTCCATCCCGAGGATGGTTACCCTCACGGTTGTATTTCTCATAAAGTTTCATCATGTGCATAGACAGTGGGTCTGAGAGAGGTGTGAGAGGCCCAGAACCCTCAGATCCCAATCGGCTGTCCTTGGGGAGCAGAGATGCTGGGGCACCTAAAGGTGAGCTGTTGCTGTCGCACAGAGACCAGATGAGGAGGCATAATGTCCAGTGCTGATGCATCATAAAGTGGTAAAAACCTGAAGAAGTCAGACACTCTCTGCCGTCTCTTTCTGTACAGCACTCTTTTCTATATGTAACCTTCTTTGCTTTTTCCCAAGCTGCAGATCTGTTCCCTTATATATCTCTTTTTGGGTCTCCTATAACTCAGACTTTGTGTCTCTAACTCAGCCTTTGTGTCTCTCTTtatctgtttgtgtatatatttgttatatgtttatatttgtctttctgtgtttatatatatacagtatatatatatatatatatatatgtccccttCTGGATATGTGAATATATTCTTATACTTTAAGATCTCTTATTCTTCTCTCCCAGTGTGTCTCTTTGTCTCTGTTACAAGATCTCATTTACTCCCTCTTTTTGATGATCTTTgtgtctacttatatatatatgtgtgttggtcTTGTTTGTGTATGTTTCTCTTACCCTGTCTGCCTCCTAAATTTCTGTCTCGCATTAATGTGTCTATCCTCTTTATCCCGGGTCTCACATTCAAAGCTAAAAGTTTTCAGCTCAAGACTCACAGTAAGAGGGTGGAGCTGTTGGCATATTTACACCCACTGTCCAATCAGAGCCAACCTCTTACTAACCTTGACCAATCAGCTAATATGTGGATACATAGGTTATTATGAACAGAGCAGAATAGATTCTGAAGTCATTATAGAATCCTATAACACAGTGTGCTTGATTCTCTAAAAATGTAACATTTCCAATGGATGAAATATCTCTAAATTCTTTGTTACCCTGGGATGTCAGTAAATTGTGACAAGCTATTGCATGCTTTAGTGAATCAATTTCATATAATATCATTAGCATTAGACCATTTTGTTCTCACTGGAGTGTTCTTTGAAATCTTAGTGTATCTAGCTAGCTGCTTTACATTTATTACAAGTGAGttgatatataaatacaaaaagactGTTGGAAACTGCTTATTGATGTTtagatttttattaaagggacattgtacacaagctgttttaatttaaaaaatttttttattgaataaaccTACTTTTTTACTAGCCCCTCTCTGCCAATACAGCTGTGGCAGTTCTTGTAAGTTTCTTCTTTGTTTTCAGCGTAAAACTATATATCTGATTATCTGCTAAAAAGTTACTTTATCTGTCTGTCTACCATTTatctatctatgcatctatctgttatatctttatctgtctgtctattatctatctatctttcatctatctatctatctatctatctatctatctatctatctatctatctatctatctatctgttatgtATCTTTATCAgtatatctatcgatctatctatctgtttatatgtaatgtatctttatctatctatctatctatctatctatctatctatctatctttctatctgtttatctatctatctattatataactgttatgtatcttttctatttgcCTGTATGCCtgtatttctatctatctgtctgtctatctgtcatgTATATTTTATCTGTCTGTTTTATCTATTGTTATatctttatctgtctatctatctatttatctatatatatatatatatatatgtatatttatctgttatctatctatctatctatctatcatctatctatctatctatctatcaatctttgATGTAATAAAGGTAAAAAGGtgcatactatctatctatctatctatctatctatctatcgatctgtctatcatctatctatctatctatctatctatccatctatctatctgactgtctATATGTTATGtatctttatctgtctgtctgtctatcaatctatatatctacTTATCTGTCTGCCTctctatttatatatctgttatgtatctttgtctttctgtctgtcatctatctatctatctatctatctatctatctgtgtgtctaatctatctatatgtttttttgtctgtttatctatctctctgtttatctatctatctatctatctatctatctatctatctatctatctatctatctatctatctatctatctatctatcatctatctatgtctatctgtctaccTGTCTCTCTAATCTATCTATATGTTTTGTATCtgcctttctgtctgtctatctatctattagatatatctatctatacaaaataaatgtgattgtgtgggTGTGTGTAATTGCAAAATCTTCGTACAATAAGATTTTTTGTTCACAGATCTTGTTTTAATTCTTGGCATTGAAAAACTAGTTTTGACTCCAATTAACTTGATGCTGTTTATAACGTTTTTCCTTTGATGCATTTGTGGGGTGCTCTGTCGCTGACCTCTGGGGGGGATACGTTACTCTTTTTGTGGATTTGTTTTTCTGTCGACAGCCTCTATACAATCAAGGTCCTGTGAAAAAGAGGAAGAGCCACAGGGGGCCACATCATGTAGGCTCTGTCCTGTAAGATGGCCCCCCCTGGCcccctgtctcctctccctggcccTATTCAAACACATATTTTGTATTACTCTTTAACTTGCACTAAAACCTGCAGGACATGGATACTTTGACATGGTGAGTAAGGGTTGTAAAATAACACAACAGACAGGAATGGTTGATATTCTCCTGGCTAGATTTACTGCAGAACAGCGGGATGGCCAGGCTTTTGTAAGGCACTGCTGGGTCCCCTTTATTTGAATGAGGGAtgaaataaagtgtgtttttgctgAAAGAAACGAGGCTGAATGAAGAAAGCATTGATATgtccaagagagagagagagctgtccAAAGAGAGCTCATGCAGAATAATCTGCTCGTTTTATAGACATTCACTGATTGCAACTACCCAATTACAGACATTCTGGATCCAGTTATTGCCAGAAGTATCGAGAGAGAAAGTAGCCATAAGGGAAAATGTAAAGTCTTAAAGGAATGCTAAACCcaatctttcacgattcagatagagcttgcaattttaagcaactttctaatttaatcctattatcaaattttcttccttttcttgctatctttatttgaaaaagcaagaatctaaacTTAGGAGTtggccattttttgttcagcacactgaatagcgcttgcttattggtggctacatttagccaccaatcagcaagtgctacccaggggctgaagcaaaaatgggccggctcctaagcttacatacttgcttttctattaaagataccaagagaatgaagaaatattgatactagaagtaaattagaaagttgcttaaaattgcaagctctatctgaatcacaaaataaacaaattggggttagtattccctagtgaaatattcaaaaggcagattttgcttttcttctccaaggggcgttcattgcatttctgtatgtgaaggagagacaagcccagtgcaatgtaGCACTGCATAGCATGacagttatatatgtgtgtgtgtttatcttttataaattagattgcactttgcatctcttttatttaaattaaaactgaaaaactgtcagctttagtttcccagagagcgtcaattctatgggccagataatcaaacattctctagtttggagagagaatatagtgcagacttcacaggggcataactcactgaattttctaagaaaaggggaggaacctggagagagagatgagagatgccttccattgaatgcaatgaagctctctgggatacaaaatttcacatggaagAGAGacggtaactggagaacccctggggttctatttatcaagctccgaacggagcttgatacctcatgcttcaggctcgccagaaacacaagttatgaagcagcgatctaaagaccgctgctccataacctgtctgcctgctctgaggcagcggttagaaatcaatacgatcgggttgattgacaccccctgctagcggccaattgtcacaagaactgctggtgcaatgataaatgcagacagcgtatgctgtcggcatttgtcaatgtgcggcagacatggtttgctatagcggatcatgtccgtccgcacaatgataaatggagcccctggtgttgata is a genomic window containing:
- the GDF10 gene encoding growth/differentiation factor 10, with product MMHQHWTLCLLIWSLCDSNSSPLGAPASLLPKDSRLGSEGSGPLTPLSDPLSMHMMKLYEKYNREGNHPRDGNTVRSFRAQPDPLTSRPMYRFNLTSLQPSEVVLASTLHFAPDKGLRPTRDAYCKRSKNSSCRLLLLPQSQQISVIFKSNPRNTDMGSLKWNITNPLPFKRVGWHVKDITSIIREAQREQDLVMSVEIDFGDKSPAIYDNVLSELPYILVFANDRAISEPNSVAQTLQRYDPLQPNGAEAKQSPNASSEKRVKRDMTFPGSSHDNELPDVKYIRYNKQDLWESTYTSLKHKSSRKERKKKGQENADTLPKSPVLHFDERTMKKARRRQWDEPRVCSRRYLKVDFADIGWSEWIISPKAFDAYYCSGACEFPMLKVVRPSNHATIQSIVKAVGIIPGVPEPCCTPDRMNSLSVLFLDESRNVVLKVYPNMSVESCSCR